The Fastidiosipila sp. genome segment CATAATCCTCCAAGCTTCATGCTTAACTTCGGAACCGCCAGTCCCCGAAAGGTGAAGATCCGGGCGGCAAAGCATTAAGTTGATTCTGGGAGAAAAACACCCGCAGGCGCCTGGGATCAGCGGCACTGAAGCGTCTTTTTCAGTCAATTTGGCGAAGAGATGACCCAATGAAAGACATGAGGGAAGACAGGCCGGCAGTCCGGGGCTCCGGGTTGTCTTGGGGCCGCATCTAAACTTAGCAACTTCGGTACCTGGCACCGGCAAAAGAGTTAGTATGAGGGAGAGGGAACAAGCGCGGCTTCCGATGGAGAACTTTATGGCAACGCCGGTCCGGTTGGATTGAGATGGAACTTGCTCAAAAAAGTTGGGGCCAATGGAATACCCTCCACTGATGTATGGTGGGGGCAACTTCGATGCCTGGCACCGGCCCCCCCGGCTTGCGCCACTCAATTACAATCGGCGGATTTTCGCCAGCGAAGCGGTGGGTTTGCAGCGGCATCGCCGATTGAGAAGCCGTTTCCCCACGCGACAATGGGAAAGGAATGATGGCCATGCGCTTTTCAAGGCAAGTTCCCCATCACCACGGCGGCCTGCTCACGCCAGACCGGGAAGGGCCCGCTCAGGACAGCAGGCAGGACGAAACTGGAAACAAGGCTGCGCATACCTTGGAGCAAGCGGCTTTCAGCATCCACAAGGGTCCGAAGGGCAGGTATTACTGGCTGCACGAAACCAACCTGTACCGAAACCCTGCCTTCCTTTTTCTGATGTGGAAGATCTTCTTTTTCATCTGGCTTGCCGTGGCAACCTTTGTCATGATTCTCACAACCTGGGGCGACGACCTGATTGAGGCGCTCCGCAATATCGGCCTCCCCCTGGTCTATGTCCTGATTTTTGTGCTTGTCTTGATCACCTTCTCCTACTGGGTTTATGCCCTTATGATGGGAGGAAAATACAGCGTGCTGTTTGAGATGGATGAAAAGGGCGTGACCCACACTCAACTGCCAAGACAGTTCAAAAAGGCTGAAAAGCTGGCAGCCTTGACCACGCTGACTGGCTTGGCCGCGAAGACCCCCTGCACTGTTGGCACCGGGCTCTTGGTCTCGGGTAGTCAGTCGATGCGCACGGACTTCAAAAGGCTGCGCGCCATCAAAGCGAGCCGCAGGAAATGCACGATCAAGCTGCGGTCCAGCGACCTGATGCATAATCAGGTCTACACTGCGCCGGAGGATTTTGATTTTATACTGGGCTTTATCCGGGCGCGGAGCAGTCAGGCTCGCTTTCAGGGGCCTGATCCACCCCAATAGCGCGCTTCGTCAAAAACAGAGCGTGACGGCTGGGCGAAAAATATTTGTTGGCTGTAGATGGCGTCAATCTTGATTCCGGAAGGCTTCGGCTAGGCAGGTGTAATTCGAGGAATACCGGATTTCGGGATGCTGGTTCCTGCCCCTGCACAACGGCGCCGACGGACGAGCGCATCAATGTGGATCTGCCCTCCCGGGCGCATCAGGGTGAGGCGCCTGAACCAGTCCACAGCGTCTGGATACATTTTTTAAGTACAGCCATTAGCTGCACCCAATAAGCGTGAACGCATCATACGAGGGGCCTGGCACCGGTACCCGCAGATCTCCCATAAATCGAATGTGAATGTGCCATATTGCGGATACCGGACTTGAGGCCAATCAGTCATTTCCCGGAAGCAGGCAGCATCGCCCACTCTGATACTGTGTCCTTTGTTAAGGCAAATATGCACGGTATAATCAAATTGCAATACTCCTTTAAAGTCATGGCTGGCTATGCGGCGCAAGGCCCGTTGCCAAAATCGCGCATTCGAATCGCTTGGGGGCTCAGAGATGATCAGCAAAGTCCAGGGTATCAAATTTTATGCGAAGGCCGCTGAACAAGATGTGGATTTGCAATTGTTCTTTGAAAAAAAGAAGCAAAAAGAGAACTTCTATAATACCGTCCTGGTTTATGGCCATAACGGGTCTGGAAAGTCGACCCTCGCAAGAGCCTTCAAAAGCATTGGCAGCGGTGATGAGCCAGGCGTCGAAAGACCGGAACTTCTCGACAAAAGCAAGAGGCCCGTTCAGCCGGGTCCTGACGCCAGGCTCCCCATATTTGTTTTTGACGAGAGTTATATAACCGACAACGTGCGCATAAACAAAGAAGGTTTGTCGTCCATCGTTCTATTTGGTGAACAGGTAGGCCTTGACAGCAGAATCCAGGAATTGAAAAAGGAATTGGCGGCATTGGGGGATGAACTTGAAAAAGCCAAATCAAAAAAAGAAGCGCTTAGCGGCATGAAGAACCTTGAGTCGCCGGACTTCGCCAAAGAATCGTTGCGGGATCGGCTGAAAGGAGATCGCAGCTGGGCTGGAAGAGAAAAAACGATAAAGGGTTTAAAGCACAATTCTCCTGTTCGTGAGTAAGCTTTAACGTCTATCATCCAAACTTCCCCCCAATTGTCCGAATCGAAATCCGATGCCGGGCATCAGTTTGACAGGAAACTGAAACAGCTCGAAGTGGCAAGAAAAGGCGTGCGGCTGGACAATCTTCCGGTTGTCGGTCCCGAAACTTTCCCAGATTTTCAATCCTGTGCCATTCTGTTGAATAAAACCATTGACGATTCCGCACAATCGCCTGAATACCAGCGCGTCCAGGAACGCATGCTGGAAGAGGATTATCAGGAAAAAGTTGAAACACAGATTTTGCCGGATGCTGTCCATTTTTGCCCACTCTGCCAGCAGGCAATTTCCGACAATTACAAGCGGCAGCTGGAAAAGCTTGTGGCAAGGGTGAGTGAAGCAGAGATTTCTGTTTTATCG includes the following:
- a CDS encoding AAA family ATPase codes for the protein MISKVQGIKFYAKAAEQDVDLQLFFEKKKQKENFYNTVLVYGHNGSGKSTLARAFKSIGSGDEPGVERPELLDKSKRPVQPGPDARLPIFVFDESYITDNVRINKEGLSSIVLFGEQVGLDSRIQELKKELAALGDELEKAKSKKEALSGMKNLESPDFAKESLRDRLKGDRSWAGREKTIKGLKHNSPVRE